The window CGTGAACAAAGCCGCAGAGATGGTGGAGACCCACGGGAATGCCTATATGCCCGACCAGTTTTCAAATCCGGCCAATCCGGCGGCCCACAGAAACACCACCGGCCCCGAGATATGGGAGGCGTCCCAGGGCCGGGTTGACATTTTTGTGGCAGGCGTTGGTACCGGCGGCACCCTTACCGGAGTAACCGAATACATCAAAAGCAAACACCCGGACCTTGTGTCCATTGCCGTGGAACCGGCTGAATCGCCGGTCCTTTCCGGGGGAAAAGCCGGTCCCCATACCATTCAGGGCATTGGCGCAGGTTTTGTTCCGGCCAACCTGAACCGGGATCTTGTTGACCACATTTTTCAGGTCAAAGGAGAAGATGCATTCAACGGCGCCAGAACCCTGGCCAGATCATGTGCAATTCTTTGCGGCATCTCATCAGGTGCCAACTTCCATGCCGCCTTTCAGACAGGCCTGAAGAATCCGGGGAAAACCATTGTTTTTATGGTGTGTGATACCGGAGAGCGTTATATCAGCACCAGTCTTTTCGACCTGTAATGGTCCTGGGGTCGGTCATACATTCCGGGCGCAGCATGTCATCCAGCTCGTCCCGGGTGAGCAGCTTTTTTTCCAGCACCAGGTGGTACACACTCTTGCCTGTTTTGAGCGCTTCCTTTGCTATGGCCGCGGACTGTTCATAGCCGATTACCGGCACCAGTGCGGTGACCAGTCCGATGCTGGTCTGGACATAGTGACGGCAGATATCCCGGTTGGCTTCAATGCCGTTAATGCAGCGTGCAACAAGCGTTATGCAGCCGTTTTTTAGAATCATCATACCGTGAAGCAGATCATAGGCAATAATTGGTTCGCCCATACACAGCTCCAGCTCGCTGGCTTCGGCGGCCATGGAGACAACTGTGTCATATCCCATGACCTGATAGCAGATCTGGTTCATCAGTTCGGGAATAACCGGATTCACCTTTCCCGGCATAATGGAAGATCCGGGCTGCATGGGGGGCAGATTAATTTCATTTAAGCCGCATCGGGGACCGGAAGAGAGCCAGCGCAGATCATTGCATATCTTTGAAATCTGTACAGCCGCAAGTTTAAGATTGGCAGACATGTGAACAAAAATACCGGCATTCTGGGTGGCCTCCACCAAATTTTTTGCCTTGCGTAACTGAAAACCGCTGACCTGGGTCAATTTTTCCACCACCAGGGAGGCGTAGCCCGGGGGACTGTTTATGCCTGTGCCAATGGCTGTTGCCCCCATGTTCACATCATTGAATGCATCCGCCGCCTGGGTGATGGAACTGATGGCGCTGTCAATCATGACCGCATAGGCGCTGAACTCCTGTCCAAGGGTCATGGGAACGGCATCCTGATTTTCAGTGCGCCCCATCTTCAGCACGTCTTTAAACTCGTTCCCCTTTCTTTCCAGCGCATCGCGCAGTTCCTTCAGCGCCAGGACCAGATTTTTTCTGGAGAGCAGCACCGCAAGTTTAATGGCCGTGGGATACGCGTCATTGGTGGATTGGGAGCAGTTCACATGGTCATTGGGATGCAGATATTGATATTCGCCTTTATTGTGGCCCATGATCTCAAGACCGCGGTTGGCAATAACCTCATTGGCATTCATATTGGTGGATGTGCCGGCACCGCCCTGAAACATGTCAACAGTGAACTGGTCGTGCAGTTTACCGTCCAGAATTTCATCACAGGCCTGGGTTATGGCTTCCATTTTGGCCTGATCAATGCGTCCCAGTTCTTGGTTGGCCAGGGCAGCGGCTTTTTTGACCATAGCCAGCGCCTCGACCATATGCTCGAAATTATGGAGATGGACACCTGAGATGGCAAAATTATCCATGGCGCGCTGGGTCTGTACACCGTAGTAGGCATCATCGGAGATTTCCCGGGCGCCCAGGGAATCATGCTCCAGCCGGAACCCGCTTGTGACCACATTATCATTTTTCCTGTTTTCAAAAAGCTTGTTGCCCAGCATGCGCAAGCGCCTGTTAATGCCCACGGCGATCTGGGAAACGATCCTGTAAAAAAAATCCGGTTCAGCTTCCCTGAACGCATCAATGTTCTCCCGGGATATCTGCCAGATCTTTGCGCCGGTGCGGGTAAAGGCGCCGGTGGTGTGTGAATCATTTCCCAGAAAAGCGCCCTCGCTGATCATGGATCCTGCAACCATGGATCCGAGCTTGCGGGAGGTGCCATGCAGGCCGCGCACCAGTTCCACGTCCCCTTCAAGGATGATACCGGCCCATTGCCGGGGTGTTGATTCATGGAATATCCATTCATTGGGCTTATACTCCTGCTCCCGGCCCTGGGCAAGAAAACCGGCAAGATCCTTTTCGCTGACGCCATTGGTTTTTGCGGCCAGCTTTATAATGCTTTGTTCTATAAACATCGATTTTTCCTACTAGGTTAGAGTAATACGGCAGTTCGGACCTGTTACCAGCAGATTATTGGTGACGGTTGACTGAATATGCTCCATTTTGCTTCCCAGAAGAATTTCCTTGACCACACCATGTCCATAGGCCCCGAGCACGATCAGAGAGTCATGGGGCACCTCGTACAGCATACGCTCAAATTCAGAAGATTCATAAAAACACCACTCTTTGACATACTGGTCCACAAGATCTTCATACTCGGTTCCCCGGACCATATCCCGGTAAACATCCTCACTGCCTTTTTCAAGAACAGTATAAATTTTTAAAGGAAAGCCCGAGGCAATGGCAACCTTGAGCCCTAAAACAAGGGCATGCATGGCATTGGATGAGCCCCCGAAAAATACGGCTACACTGTTCCACTCCTTGAACACGGGGCTAGCAATGAGAATGGGAAAGGTAGCCTGTTTAATCATCCGCCGGACCTTGGGGCCCAGATGGCCCAGCCCTATTTTAGATGACAGATCGGAGATAGAACGCGGAGAGCACATATAATCGAACTGACTGGATATATCCGGCAGAGTTGAAGCCGTAAAATTTTTGGGCTCATAGAATCGGGGCGGCATCCCTGCCTGATCAAACAGTTCGATCACATGTTCATGGGCTGTCTCCGGAAAGGCCAGAAAGGAGCTGTCCAGGTTGATCTGCACCACATCATTGGAAAAATACATTAGGAACTTGTCTGTTTTGGGGATATACACAACGGCCGAGGCGTGGATGGTTTTACAAAAATGCAGGGACTGCAAAAAAGTTTCCCTGCCAAAGGGGGTATTCCTGAAAATATGAAGCAGTTTATAATTCATTGGAAGTCTCCTTGAACCCATGAACAGAGGATTATTGTATATTGGTCTGCATGATCAGCTCCCTGCGGTACAGATCAAGTATCCGTGCCTTGGAAATCATCCCGGCAAATCTGTGGTGATCCACCACCGGGATGTGATCAACATTAAAAGTTTCCATAAATTCCAGCACATCATTGAGATCATCGTCAAAGGATGCCGTCACCATATCCGTATCCATGATCTGGTTCAGAAAAATCATGTCATAAAAGGCCGGATCCAGAGCATATCTACGGATATTTGAAACCCGGATCATCCCCAGGTAATTACCGGTTTCATCGGATACAACCGGGTAATGGTTGCGGTCTGATTTCTTGATTTTATTGATAAATTCCCTGAAAACCATATTTTCGGACACAGTGGTGTAGTTGGTGTCTATGATTTCGTTTAAGCTTAAATCCGATAAAATTCTTGCATCTGTTCCGGGCCGCATGAACTCGCCGCGCTCAATAAGGTCTTTAAAATAAAAGGATGAGGGTTCGATAATATGGCTTAACGTTGATGAGATGGAAGAAACCAGCAGTAAACACAAAATCGCCTCATAGCCACCGGTAATCTCTGCAATCAGAAAAATACTGCTCAGCGGGGCCTGCATGACCCCGGCCATGATACCGGCCATGCCCAAAAGGGCATAGGCACCCTCCGAGGCCACCGCAGCATTGGGGAAAACAAACATCATGGCCTTGTAAAACACCACCCCGGAAAGACTGCCGATGAGCAGACAGGGCGCAAAAATGCCACCGGAACCGCCCCAGCCAAGGGTTATGGCCGTGGCCAATATTTTTAGAAAAAGACCGGCGAATATGAGCCCGAATGCCATGGGAAACGTGCCGCCCACCATTTCCATGATGGGATGATACCCCTCACCCAGCACCATGGGCATAAAGATCCCAATGCTGCCCACAGCGCAGCCGCCGATCAAAGCCTTAAGCCAGGGGGAGACAGGTGTGCGTTTGGCCAACGTACCGACTTTTCTTAGCATTCGTGTGAAAAACACGGATACCATGGCGGTGAACAGGGCAAGTCCGATGCCTCCCAGAATATCACCGGGAACAATACTGAAGGGGTGATGCTGGAAAAGCTCTTTTTTGGGGATAATGGCTTCACTGATCTGGGCTCCGGCCACCGCTGCAATGGTAATGGGAATGATATTGACAAACTTCCACTCCCCGAGAATGATCTCAACGCTGAAAATAAGACCGGCCACAGGAGCATGGAAAATGGCTGCGATGGCACCTGCCGTACCACAGCCCACCAGAGTCATACGCTGCCGGTCGTTCAGACCTAAAAATTTGGCGATATTGGATCCGATGGCAGACCCGCTCATGACAACCGGGGCCTCGGGACCTGCGGATCCGCCGCTGGCAATGGTAAAAAAACTGGATACAAGCCTGGAGTAGGTGGAACGAAACCGTAAAAGCCCTCCCCTTCGGGATACGGCATATATGACTTCCGGCACACCATGTCCGGCACCTTCCCGCATCACCTTATCGAGAAATACAAAGGAAATCAGGGCACCGATTCCGGGAAGAATAAAAGCCCAGGCATACTGGCGGTACGGCTGAAAAAATTCAAGGACCGTGGCCAGGGAAAGCCTCAATGCCACGGCTGCAATGCCTGCAAAAACACCGACAACGGCACCGGCCGTCATCAGCACAAGCCGGTCATCAAAAAGAAAAAACTTTGCATAAATAATATTATAAATTTGTTTAAGCGTGCGCATGATGGATCCGGATAACCACTTACATCTTTTCGGCTAAATGCAGGGCATCAATTTTTTTGATTAACTCGGATTTTTCCGGGCAGGTTTGTAAAAAATCACTGAACGGCCTGTTCCGCAAACAAAAAGAAAGAGAAGAGAGCAGGTGAAGATGGTATTTTAATTCCGGAAACAGGATAAAAAACAGAATAGATACAGGCCGGTTGTCCAGTGCATGATAATCCACGGGTTGTTTAAGAAAGCAGGCAGCGACCATGGGTTGTTCAAGGTATCCCAGGGGGGTCCTGGGGTGGGGAATGGCAACGCCGCCCCCAACTCCTGTGGACAATGCCTCTTCCCTTTTAACAAGCTGCAGGACAAGATCGCCTTTAAAATCGTCCGGTACCGCCGTAATTCTTTCAACACATGCGGCAATGACCGACGGCACATCCGGCCCTGTTTCAATGTCGTGATACACCCCTCCGGCATCAAGGGCAGCGGACAAAGAAATCTGGACTTTTGTATCAGATCCCTGGGCGGAACGGGGCTCCAGGTTTAGGGAAATGTGGTTTTTTGTGGCCCAATTTTTCAAATCCCTGGCATGAAAGCTGTAGGTTCTTCCCGTTTTGGACACAGGCAACTTTCCCTGGCGGATCCAGCGCTCTATGGTCGTACGGGATACCCCCAAAGACTTGCACAATTCAGATATTAGAATTTCCATCTTTTCCTGACATCGTCTGCTGTATAATAAACCTCGTTTTTAATTTCGATGATTTATATAAACCAAACCAGCCGGAATAACAACCCTGCTTGGGCGAATCGCCTATGGCTTGCCGGCAGCATAATGTCAATGGATGATACGGAATATGGTCTTATTTTGTGATTGCCCCGTCAGATCTTTTTAACAAAAAAAGGGATAAAAGCAGATTGACACGCTTTTGTCCCTTTTCTCTGTACGGTCACAAACCGGTAAAAATTAATTCCCAGGATCTACCATCCCCGGGTTTC is drawn from uncultured Desulfobacter sp. and contains these coding sequences:
- the cysK gene encoding cysteine synthase A encodes the protein MKAIDNITQACGNTPLVYLATPSKECGAHLFAKLEYFNPLSSVKDRIGLAMIEAGLKNGQIGPDTLIVEPTSGNTGIALAFVAQVKGLKLALTMPETMSIERRKLLHHLGAELILTPGHLGMRGAVNKAAEMVETHGNAYMPDQFSNPANPAAHRNTTGPEIWEASQGRVDIFVAGVGTGGTLTGVTEYIKSKHPDLVSIAVEPAESPVLSGGKAGPHTIQGIGAGFVPANLNRDLVDHIFQVKGEDAFNGARTLARSCAILCGISSGANFHAAFQTGLKNPGKTIVFMVCDTGERYISTSLFDL
- the aspA gene encoding aspartate ammonia-lyase; the protein is MFIEQSIIKLAAKTNGVSEKDLAGFLAQGREQEYKPNEWIFHESTPRQWAGIILEGDVELVRGLHGTSRKLGSMVAGSMISEGAFLGNDSHTTGAFTRTGAKIWQISRENIDAFREAEPDFFYRIVSQIAVGINRRLRMLGNKLFENRKNDNVVTSGFRLEHDSLGAREISDDAYYGVQTQRAMDNFAISGVHLHNFEHMVEALAMVKKAAALANQELGRIDQAKMEAITQACDEILDGKLHDQFTVDMFQGGAGTSTNMNANEVIANRGLEIMGHNKGEYQYLHPNDHVNCSQSTNDAYPTAIKLAVLLSRKNLVLALKELRDALERKGNEFKDVLKMGRTENQDAVPMTLGQEFSAYAVMIDSAISSITQAADAFNDVNMGATAIGTGINSPPGYASLVVEKLTQVSGFQLRKAKNLVEATQNAGIFVHMSANLKLAAVQISKICNDLRWLSSGPRCGLNEINLPPMQPGSSIMPGKVNPVIPELMNQICYQVMGYDTVVSMAAEASELELCMGEPIIAYDLLHGMMILKNGCITLVARCINGIEANRDICRHYVQTSIGLVTALVPVIGYEQSAAIAKEALKTGKSVYHLVLEKKLLTRDELDDMLRPECMTDPRTITGRKDWC
- a CDS encoding universal stress protein; translated protein: MNYKLLHIFRNTPFGRETFLQSLHFCKTIHASAVVYIPKTDKFLMYFSNDVVQINLDSSFLAFPETAHEHVIELFDQAGMPPRFYEPKNFTASTLPDISSQFDYMCSPRSISDLSSKIGLGHLGPKVRRMIKQATFPILIASPVFKEWNSVAVFFGGSSNAMHALVLGLKVAIASGFPLKIYTVLEKGSEDVYRDMVRGTEYEDLVDQYVKEWCFYESSEFERMLYEVPHDSLIVLGAYGHGVVKEILLGSKMEHIQSTVTNNLLVTGPNCRITLT
- a CDS encoding chloride channel protein; translated protein: MRTLKQIYNIIYAKFFLFDDRLVLMTAGAVVGVFAGIAAVALRLSLATVLEFFQPYRQYAWAFILPGIGALISFVFLDKVMREGAGHGVPEVIYAVSRRGGLLRFRSTYSRLVSSFFTIASGGSAGPEAPVVMSGSAIGSNIAKFLGLNDRQRMTLVGCGTAGAIAAIFHAPVAGLIFSVEIILGEWKFVNIIPITIAAVAGAQISEAIIPKKELFQHHPFSIVPGDILGGIGLALFTAMVSVFFTRMLRKVGTLAKRTPVSPWLKALIGGCAVGSIGIFMPMVLGEGYHPIMEMVGGTFPMAFGLIFAGLFLKILATAITLGWGGSGGIFAPCLLIGSLSGVVFYKAMMFVFPNAAVASEGAYALLGMAGIMAGVMQAPLSSIFLIAEITGGYEAILCLLLVSSISSTLSHIIEPSSFYFKDLIERGEFMRPGTDARILSDLSLNEIIDTNYTTVSENMVFREFINKIKKSDRNHYPVVSDETGNYLGMIRVSNIRRYALDPAFYDMIFLNQIMDTDMVTASFDDDLNDVLEFMETFNVDHIPVVDHHRFAGMISKARILDLYRRELIMQTNIQ
- a CDS encoding PTS sugar transporter subunit IIA, with product MEILISELCKSLGVSRTTIERWIRQGKLPVSKTGRTYSFHARDLKNWATKNHISLNLEPRSAQGSDTKVQISLSAALDAGGVYHDIETGPDVPSVIAACVERITAVPDDFKGDLVLQLVKREEALSTGVGGGVAIPHPRTPLGYLEQPMVAACFLKQPVDYHALDNRPVSILFFILFPELKYHLHLLSSLSFCLRNRPFSDFLQTCPEKSELIKKIDALHLAEKM